From Triticum urartu cultivar G1812 chromosome 2, Tu2.1, whole genome shotgun sequence, a single genomic window includes:
- the LOC125533971 gene encoding putative lipid-transfer protein DIR1, with the protein MAKAHALSAALLLVMSVSLSALGGVHGICGMSNDEFKLCRPAAAVNNPTDSPSADCCAALGKANLSCICRYKGIAGICLRKYHIDAKRALALPGKCGLTMPNNCA; encoded by the coding sequence ATGGCTAAGGCACATGCATTGTCTGCAGCATTATTGCTTGTCATGTCAGTGTCCCTCTCCGCACTAGGGGGTGTTCATGGCATTTGCGGCATGTCGAATGATGAATTCAAGCTTTGCCGGCCCGCGGCAGCAGTGAATAACCCGACAGACAGTCCGTCGGCTGATTGTTGTGCTGCGCTTGGGAAGGCCAACCTATCATGCATCTGCCGGTACAAAGGCATCGCCGGCATATGTCTGAGAAAGTACCACATCGACGCAAAGCGCGCTTTGGCCCTGCCCGGCAAGTGCGGTCTCACCATGCCCAACAACTGCGCGTGA
- the LOC125533972 gene encoding putative lipid-transfer protein DIR1 yields MAKSHALVATLLLVMVVSLAALEGVHGVCGMSNDEFKLCQPAAAVDNPTENPSAECCAALGKANLSCICRYKGIAGIWLRMYHIDAKRAMALPGKCGLTMPNNCS; encoded by the coding sequence ATGGCTAAGTCACATGCATTGGTGGCAACATTGTTGCTTGTCATGGTGGTGTCCCTGGCCGCACTAGAGGGTGTTCATGGCGTATGTGGCATGTCGAATGATGAATTCAAGCTTTGCCAGCCTGCGGCGGCAGTGGATAACCCGACAGAGAATCCGTCGGCTGAGTGTTGTGCTGCGCTTGGGAAGGCCAATCTATCATGCATTTGCCGCTACAAAGGTATCGCTGGCATATGGCTGAGAATGTACCACATCGACGCAAAGCGCGCCATGGCTCTGCCCGGCAAGTGCGGTCTCACCATGCCCAACAACTGCTCATGA